The Pieris rapae chromosome 13, ilPieRapa1.1, whole genome shotgun sequence genomic sequence AAGCTAGTGTCGTGACTGTTACTGCGAGAGTGTCGGCCGGGACCGTCCACCGTTGATTTGTTGGATGCTTGATGATTATAATCGAATAGGGACTTGCTCATGCTATTGAAATCTCCATTCGACTGTTCCTGATTAAGAGCAGCTGTTTGGTTGTAGCCCTGTCCAAAGTTCGACGTAAATCCGTAGTCTTGATCAGAGCACTGATATGGGAGTAGGTGTTCTTTGGTGAAGGAAATGAAAAAGTTGATATCGTCTTTAAAGAACCAGTCAGCATGCTTGATTAGAAGTTCAACGACGCAATTGACAGCGGTAGTGATGTTCATATCGAAGGTACTCTCGTCCACGGCCCAAAGAAGATTGGGAGCTATGACGATGGCCAAATTTGAGGGAGTCATTTTGTTTGTGCTTTGATTTTGTGTCAAGGcggataaaaatttaattagatagCGAAGATTTTGGAAGTTTGCATCTGGAAGTAAGTGTATGGCTTCCCAAAGGGAATTTAGTCGGGCTTGTTCCGTTGGTTGTCGTGATGCGATAATAAAGTTTTCGTAGAGCCTAAACGTTAATAGGGGTTCCGGTAACTCCCTGAGGTAAGATTTCAGCACAGATGCTACGACGTGCATATCTTTATAATCTGAAGGTAGAGGGACATTAAATAAACCGGCGTCTAAGGATAACTTCATGCGTCTTACTTTTGAAGTACCtgtaaaagaattattatatttgaaactacacaaaggtttaaaaaaacttttttaaaaatgcacATAGATCCTTTTTATAGATACACAGCTCGGTCCCCGCgaaatgtgttaaatattcgatttttttaaataaaacataccaCCAGCAATCCTAAAAAGCCCTTCTTCATTAAGCGCTAGCTCGTGTAATGTGCAAACACAAATCTCTATTGGAAAGGCGATAGTGCGACTCGTCACACGCAGATGCTCTTCCAATGGGTACCCAAATACTGGCTTCACAGAACTGTCATCTGAAAAAATACTCTATAAGAATTGCATATTCAATAACCAAGCGACACATAATTGttagtatgtatttaaaaattattactaaacctttactttatttataaaaacacttctGCCCTAACATGCGACCCAGATTGACAAGCACAAGAAGTGAATAAATTAACAGACGAAACAAAAACTTTTGACAGTTCACTCAACAGACAATGAAAAAGGTCCGTTAATCAATGTGATtcgttaactaaattaatacaccAAATCAAATTTGCCTTTTTCAGAATACTAGCAACGGGAGACGATGTCGCTTTCTGAGTAACACATCGTGTATATTGAAGCTGAGTACTGTCGAATTACCGTCCTTgcaatataacaattttatgaagTATATCACAAGCGTATTCTCGGCGCACTCTAAGCTCGTCGTAGCTTCGATGTGcctcaaaaattaaatttgagtatgttaaatatttcctaataTGGGAAACTTATTCTCTAATAAACGCTTATATCGTTGACGACCTAACGACGAGATAAATTCCCGAGGGAAAAATAACTGCATTGTTTCGGTAAAATAagacaataaaacaataatttataaacattataggCCAGCCATGGCCCTTATTTTGCTCactcaggctttcttagttttataagcgtttGCGGTTACCTAAATAGTCGCAGTTAGGtcccgagagtatagccagaTGCATGGACTCTGTTAGCaagacattattttaaatcttatgttTAGCGCCGGTTACTAATCAATagtgtaagtaatatttttacattatgtaaaacatCCCCACTAATACAGGAATCTTAAAATCATCTTAAATAGTACCAGCTAAAAAAGCCAAGGACAAAATTCACAGGAATTGAATGCAACAACAGTATTCTCTCATAAATGGGCACAAGCAATCAAACTTCCTAAAGTGcgtgtatataattaattggcTCACTCATGGATTAACTTGCTCAATCAAATGGTACCAAGAACATTCCTATTAATTTAGGTGTTGATATTAATCACTACTTGCACCTAACTTCGTaacgtaaattatatttgtactatCGAAACGACTGGAGCAGTattcaataacttttattaaataatataaagaatattttttcacactaacatttatttttaattgaacattTACCTACAATATATAGTAACACAAAATTACATCTGTTGTACACTGTGGATTAACTTTgtatgtaattgtttgaacCTATAGAAGCGGcagtctatttatattttatcctcaatcaataaaatatatagttgtaTGGATCATGCaacttatatatgttatttattaaggatAAAGTCTAATGAGaagcaaatattatttcctaCTTACTTATAAATCTTTCAAGTTCCGGGACGGTATCCTGCAACGAATGCAGCGCCGATTCATGGTAAGCTCTCTGCAACTTCACATACTGAAGGAGTGTGTGCGCTAGCTGAGCTTCTTTCGCGACCAGCGCGAACATATCAGCAGCTAAGGCGTCCCTTGCTGCCTCTACTTTGTTACCCGCATCTTCGTATTCCTCTTTAGCCGCACTTAACTTAGTTGGATTCTCCTCTTTTTGACGCTCGAGGTGCTAGATAACATTACTTACTTAGCAAACAAATACTTgacatctatactaatattataaagaggaaaggtttgattttttgtttgtttgtttgtatgaattgaataggctccgaaactacttggcagatttgaaaaattctttcactgttggaaagctacatcattcctgagtgacataggctatatttcattttcaaaaaagtaggcatccttactaaaattacgataacattaacatttgtttattatttgatacaattctaacagatggcgctgagttaaaggtagtagtttggcaagacgacgtttgccaggtcagctagtatcatatatttattttggtaaatatatCGGTATAGTTTTAGTCTGAATAATTCAAtggctaaaaatatataaacattttgatttttaaatgctacctttatttacaaagaataTACTATCAGTAACTCATTGGATCAGATAAGAGGTAGAATAAtagtcttatataatatttttgctgaTTACATATGAagcatcaaataaatatttttatttcttttactatTATAACAAAGGCAATTAATATGACGAGGACTTGgcaaataaactaattatgtattattacatGACTAGTTTCTTTGTGTAGATTTGTtatccaaaataaatatttataagtaaaatcacTCGGCAGTGGCTTTAGTTGTTCCTTGAGACATATTTCTATCTATCAGCATACTgatctttaaaattatcatatgTACAAACGAGGGATATTTaaccatacaaatatttctttctcAAGGAATATAGtgtatttaatgtttgtaaaaaCCACTTCATGTATCCACAATGATATAAGAAAGCATAGGGTAGTGAAAGCATTTTTGATGCTTCCATTTGGATATACAATgaactaaaaattaatctttacTAATAACACATGTAACTGATAACTCCTTATGAATAATTACTTGTTGTTCAAGTTAAACCTTTACAAtgtctaattttataaacaatttctatAATCAGTTtcattaatacttaaatagaaatatgaagttacaattaacaataataaattatgtagttATTGCAATTATACCTCAGTCAtggatttaataatatactattggtgatgtttatttttgttcgtATACATTGTCTTGTGatcttttaaatctaaattgtCTATTTCACAATATGCTACAACaagccattattagtaaaacttACATTATATCTGCTAGCTGCTGATTCTTTCTCATTCATAAGTCGGCTAAGTTGTTTTTTTGCCTTCATGATAGCAGGCAAATCTGTTTCACTAATTGTTGTAAGTGGTGCACATACTAATTGCTCAACTTTCAACTCGTGCTCAGCAATTTCATTTGCAAGAAATTTCTCAGTTTTTCCTGTGATATTAGAAAACATTCTATTTAGATtctcataataaatttgaaataaccaACTTTGCTGAATCTATTACATATCACCTACCacattcatacaaaatatatttaaggatactatcatcatcatcatagTTGCTAGCTTCACACATTGACAAGCCTAAAAGGTATTCTGGAAGTTTTTTCAGCCTTTTTTCTCGAGCTGCAGGGTCCTGACCCTGAGTATTTCCAGCTCCCGTTGACAACCTCTTGCTGAGCAATTGTAATGCATTTCTAAGGTGTTCTACTTTTCTGTCAGCTGTTTGTAGTTCATCTGGCAAAATCTCACCTTTCCCTGATCTGaagataaattttacatattgggtgtattttatagaacagtcaATAAAACAGAGAAATAAGGATagctttattatattgtgATTAAAGTTAGATAGATtcatttactaattaataaaagattaataCGTTACGTTTTGCGTTATCAATATTTACCGTTTCATCtataccttttttaatatacaaatatcatCAACATAACTGTATGCAAATTTCGTAGCTGTAAAGCAATGGAAATCTTATCAAACAGGATAAATACCTCGAAAACGTTTGGTCGGCTAGCTGTTTTACTCTGTAAAACTGTTTCttcattttcttaaatttgatACAGTTTTCTTCCCACTCTAGAAGGTCATTGGACTAAGATCACCACAAATCACAATAAAATCAAGATATCGCCGAAAAGAACGTAACTAATGTCAGCACGCCAATGAGATCATCTTCACATTCTTAGCACACCTATCATACTTTAGTTTATCCAATAAGGCACTACATTTCAAAAttcacataaatttatattcacaaCACTTTTTAgaccaataatttttaagaaatcgTTCAAATACTTCCGAAttcagtaaattataaatgattcagaaaaataaatgtcacaGACAGAGTTTTGACAgagtataaatttttaaaaactagattATTCGATTTTGTTACACAACGGTTTATCATTTCTTATCTGTATGAGGACTTGGATTATAAGATATCTTTCTGTTAATACATTTTCTCCTAAAAATAAGAAAgacacataatatttaattattgtaatattttatagtgatttttttatgtagattTCAGCTGGTACACAGACCATGTCACTTTGACTTTGACGCacgataatatttacaaatacttaTGGACATCCAATAAGCGATGATAGAACTTTACTGTCATTGATCCAAACAAATATAGCTTCTATGTAAAGCtgaaataatactaatttggCGAACCAAAGATCTTTATTTACTTAGATTGTGGATGTGGATTTGAGGAGGGAGTTCGTTTAGTATTTTGGAGAATGCACcgaaactatttattataaaagcgTACGCGTTTCGTGCAACAGTGTAAtatctttttgtttctttattattgttttttttcctcTTCATAATAAACTAAGCATCTTCAACACTCACGCATATAAAAGGAGACagtgtttatttttctcattttaaatctaatagaaaATCTTTCACGATGGAGAGAAAATTTATGAATGTTATTCTACTTGGATTCGgatttatgtttgtttttactgCATTTCAAACTATGGGAAACATTGAGGtaagcaaaaataaattgtacagGCTTGTTTAGGACTTAaaactgttatttatttacatatttacataatttattttacatatacccTTCAAATTTTCAGCAATTTTCTATTTGAGTGAGTATATCATACTTAAAGCATGTCCTACTTTCAAAttcatattcattttaaactattagtACAATATACCTATGAACTTATACTTTCACAATTAACCTTCAGTAAGCAATATTATAGTATCATACATAAAGTGTAGGGTATATTAATTGCtctcaatatatttatagtacactgagttcttaaaatattcataacatataatttattttaataccttCAGTATGctatacatattgtatattatgtatatatatattacccaGTATTgcatttaaacatatatatttatagataatttacttaaagtctatgaataaaattcaatattcatataataatatacatatgtattttatcttAGAATGATAGAGATAAATTtgcatttaagttttaatatttttttttcattttacaatAACAGACTAAGTTAATATTTCCAAATCATATAGGTGGTTAAAAGCAATATTATCTAgaacaataattacaaattaaccATAAACCAGAAACAAGCCTCCTTCCATACTGTTTAcgtaggtaaaaaaaataaaggtcaACATTCCACAACGGCCGTCACTTGGAGGTGTGTACTCCACGCGACGTGCGTAACATACACAACGATGCCGCCCGCATTTGTTGGTAAATTTACcactttattaactttttcttttcGAGGATATATGGAATAAACAACGGAAAGGATGATGTATAAgctttatcttatttttattttgtggcaATCTTttggtataaaatttattgaaatcttAGAATTTAGATAATTTACATTGCAGCAGCTGCAAACTTACTTGTTGATATTCTTTCGGTAACATCGACACATTCGGTCTACCGTTTATCTGTAAAGTCAGCATATGTATAATTGaagaaaatcttaaaatgCATCTGTGTACTATGAGATACAAATACACAACATAAAGATAGATCGTGTAATATTCCCGTAAACAAAAAGCGTTATTAGgatcatattaatataaaatagatattaatacTAAGCAAATAATTATACCAAGTCGGGAAAGAGCCGCGATTATATGGAAAGTCGCATTTTACGTCGCACGCAATTCAACTAGAGGCCTAAAGAAACGACTTCAACcgtaattataaatcttatgtTTTGTTACAATTGAAAGCGCAATGTTTTCGCGAAATCCAAAGTGATTAGTAGgccaataatattatgtattacatatagGTAGGAAAGTCTGAACAAAACGGGTTTATACCGTGCTTattatgtaagttttatttgagATCATCGACACGCTTTTGTAACCGTAatatcatacatacatattttgtttttgaactTTTACTTAGGAGCAATATGCGTCTTGTTCTTGAGATTACTTTCAAGGTTTTGTATACGATAAAGGGGTATGATTGAGACATTACTTGGTATTTAGGTGAAGGTCTCGTCTTGCCAGTTTTAGGGTTCACTTAGGATGCTAGATCTATCAAATAGGCGTTGCAAATCTGTTCTACCCtgcatatatattaataaactaaaattaaattcttaagcCCTTAGAGCTTTAAGGAAAGAAGCTTTAAGTTCTCATATGAATTGTGGGGTAGATAAACGAATAATATATGaagtaaataaactttaataaaaggaaaatgGTTATCAAATATAATCCATGGCGACGATAAAAGAGAAATCGTTTCCGGCATTCTAATATCTTCCGTTATAATCAGGAAAATACAATCAATAATGCCTTACAGTGTTATACGTTTCTATAGTACTTTGCTATATTGCAATATTGTcatgtatttctaaatatatttaaatgctttGTTAGTATATTACTATTCACATCGTTTACtgaataattacataatttatctttCTACATGAGAACAAAGGAATAGGAAAGCGTATCGAATTCTTAATCTCAcgattaacataaaaattagttttcatGTAATAAGTTAGTGAGCTCAACCGTCAACGGTAACTGGTATTTCCTAGTCTTGTCAACAGCTTCAGACCAGGGAACCGTGGAAACTAAGGGTCTCTTCATCAATGAAATCAATAGgtgatattttgaaaaaaaaggaACATAAAATTCTATCATGACGTTGGTACAACTGAGACCAGTTATTCTCTTCccttctacgcccttgatttgaaaactggtagtaaatgtaaaattagaagcattcaatgtatatttttgaggggtacattatgttatctacacgaataaattatttttgatttgatttgatcaaTCAACCCTTTGCAATGTGCGTCTTACGAACGAAATTACCCGTACCTTCTTTTTAGGTGTATTTTGTGTATGCAGGACTTCGCCGTGATAGCCCAGAGCCCCACAAATTCACGATCCGCCCATGTTGGCAACaataaaaagcattattttttcaggACTAATAGGAGCAATACACAGTGTGATATTTCGAAaagatatttagtttttatttattcaaataattcatactgtaatataaagattttttctaGTTTAATGAACTACAGCAATATAGATATCGCATTAtcttttttctatttgttttatCGTTTATTCTTGACTAGGGTTGTTGTCTTCTGTACCTATTAAGACATAGTCATTTATGTAATCCTTGGGTTATCGGAATATTTAAGTGATGGAAATCATTGGATCTTATCGTGTTGTTTCTCGATAATATGAAGGATTCTCAATTCTGGATGTAGGTCAAGCTGATTTAATCGACGTGATAGCACCCAGGGCCTGCTATTCAATAACATGTCATGAAGATGACATTGTTATCAGCGAATTAATTGACTcgcaattaaattttgttttgatatatttatttgagtagtcttattaatttataataagcgCATTACAATAGTCGTAcagtatgaaataaaattaaaaagtaatttcacACCCACAATTTTAAGAAGTGAAACAAATCAAAGCTTTGTTcgaacaaatataaaaaaaaataaataaaattaaacactgGAAAAGACAAAtggaaaaaaaagaaaaggaaaagGAAGGAGTGAACATGggaaaatttatttgcttgcttacacatacacacatataAGTAGTAGAATTAGAACATAGGACGGTTAATCTTAAGGATAGTTAGTTTGTTATTAATTCGTGCGTCTTCACTGATGTATAAAGTTATACCGTCAAATAAGGTTTGATAATCGTCACTTATAATTTCTTGGTGAATTGTAAACactactaatttattttgaagtcGCGTAAGAAATAccgttacatttttttgtgtaaaggTAAACATTTTTGTCACACTTCAATACGATGCCAATTTTTAGCCATATTTTGCctcatcaaataaatatttactacgTACAAATGCAGAAATTATGTACATAGAAAATGATGCACGTTATCGGTTGAGTAAATGCAATCACGTGTTGACGAGAAAATTGCAATGTATTTCCACAGAGGAAAATTGCTTGCTTTGTCTTctgtaacaatatattaattaaatactttatgacGTCGTCAAAAAACTTTATGTGGTAATAAATACAGTGGTAATACTACTGAATAATCCTACTCCATACAACAATATTCACTGGCGTCCCAGCTAGGACATGTGTTTCGGGAGCCAGTTCTTACCTTAACTcactaataatttacattccTCATTGCACCATCAttgaactcttttaaaaatagattggaTATTTTCTCTAAATCTCAAAATACGCGCGCATCAGCTTATTAAGCTGCTagtgtgtttaaatatataataataataattcgtgTTCGGTGGTATACAAGCCATATATTACGACAACATGGTTTaaaacaacataccggttatattgaccagaatcaaaggtcccggctgaattatATTGTAGTAGGCTCTTaaacgtcatcggctgttacgactatcggtttttatgaacaaatatgagtagtcacTTCGAGGTTATAAccgattttgactgtatttactgccagttagTTCCCCAATCGGCGGTCGCCCAGAAGACTGGCAAGAGACTTTCTGCCTATTGATAAAAGTATGTATTCGCTATAAATCTAAAgagattattgtttgtattattcaaatgcatttattagcgaattatgtaataatgtcgtaaaaatattctattatgtCGTAAGTCAGTCATTTTAGTGTACCTCGTGGGCAGGCTTTTAGGTCACGAAGTAAACTTTGACATTCAGTTATGAccaaatataattcaataacgtcaaatgcatatttaaaaacatcgcCAAACTGTTGCGAAAGttggcaataaaaaaatgctagACGTTTGAGAAGAATATtacttatgtaaaaataaaataaaataaatgttatgttggTTCTCCGATTTAGTTAACATATTAGGTGAACCTTTCTTGCTTTTTACAATACAGATCTAATTTTGCTTAAATAATGCAAAACCTTCATGAAACGTGAAATATAACGGATCAGGTTAGAATGTATATGTAGACTCCCCCCGATGAGGGAAAGCCTATTGGAGGCTGTCCCGCTATAACTGGACCGTTTTCTGTGCCTACCAATCTGAAAAACACGTTATTCCATCAGTAATTGAACCCAGGACATCCGGAAaacacataatacataaatgtaatCAGTGCCGGATTAAGCCAGCGCAGGGCCTGTAGGAAATTCTATGAAGGGTTTCTCAAGTTTagggtaaaataaaacaaaatcgttacatttttttttagactTATTAAGTAAATCATCTATATTCAACAAAGATGATTAAGacattcttatataaaataaaaatttggcctcttaaaatgtatatgtggCATAGATGCTAGTCTTTATATAtcagttataattaaacattagaaCATTAcggtaataaatttgtaaaatacctatttattattacgatttagttttttaaggGGAAGTAAGGCAACAAAATTACACAGctacgtaaataataaattttttattacgtgTACGTTGGAGCGGGGCCTCCAAATTCGCGGGGCCCGTAGCATTTGCTACTCTTGCTAGGTGGCTAATCCGGCACTGatgtaatacaaaacaatttaagtGTTATTTTGGAAAGTTTTGCAATTCTGGTT encodes the following:
- the LOC111004210 gene encoding rho GTPase-activating protein 44, whose translation is MKKQFYRVKQLADQTFSRSGKGEILPDELQTADRKVEHLRNALQLLSKRLSTGAGNTQGQDPAAREKRLKKLPEYLLGLSMCEASNYDDDDSILKYILYECGKTEKFLANEIAEHELKVEQLVCAPLTTISETDLPAIMKAKKQLSRLMNEKESAASRYNHLERQKEENPTKLSAAKEEYEDAGNKVEAARDALAADMFALVAKEAQLAHTLLQYVKLQRAYHESALHSLQDTVPELERFINDSSVKPVFGYPLEEHLRVTSRTIAFPIEICVCTLHELALNEEGLFRIAGGTSKVRRMKLSLDAGLFNVPLPSDYKDMHVVASVLKSYLRELPEPLLTFRLYENFIIASRQPTEQARLNSLWEAIHLLPDANFQNLRYLIKFLSALTQNQSTNKMTPSNLAIVIAPNLLWAVDESTFDMNITTAVNCVVELLIKHADWFFKDDINFFISFTKEHLLPYQCSDQDYGFTSNFGQGYNQTAALNQEQSNGDFNSMSKSLFDYNHQASNKSTVDGPGRHSRSNSHDTSLILLENDIKKAQSNSSLSDQSSPPHGSPKPIMRRKNKPLAPVPPNFTPDKKKAEAQTQVTETKDLTITKENEKPAKPPRPVISETGKVITGVQTINRSTYRQSKALKEEASRSGSRENLADTRRQSFEFEKEKFDFKNDKETLVVKNMTAQTGIVGRMKIIGDICGPASLGAEKDKPVRIQIPKPTGQPPPRPVAAPRTIVPAAETEDVQLRHKPAVPERPATLRPQSFRGQRSSIAEGTDAAPTVLERTHIYTVDKQHPTVIQVGGNEEEPRATVQRTHSSGGKDAELDEPKLTNASRQLSQSDGSITDGPKSPKAQPNRPPRPMVPAPPPPVVPPQNESTDL